The following proteins come from a genomic window of Salvia hispanica cultivar TCC Black 2014 chromosome 4, UniMelb_Shisp_WGS_1.0, whole genome shotgun sequence:
- the LOC125185136 gene encoding SWI/SNF complex subunit SWI3C-like → MPASSSEARARWRKRKRDNSVARKSKLKEHDDDILNDNDDDDDPDLDPPQNHLESEDDPQIRSSDRTAQITGEKGDEKLVAGGLKLCEFPVAIKRVINRPHSSVFRIVEFERAARYGDGIGLGQSRVPVLENISYRQLQALSAVPRDNPALLGVPSEETASASGGGSYVIRPPRIVAGSGVTKRLGSAGRVHVVPVHSEWFSPNSVHRLERQVVPHFFSGKSTEHTPEKYMECRNFIVAMYMENPEKNLAVANCQGLEAGIDNEDLTRIFRFLDHWGIINYCATPPKHEAPKGGTYLCEDSNNELHVPLSALKSIDSLIKFDKPKCRLKATDVYPELACQQEEDSDIDSAIREKLSEHQCNCCSRPIPAVYYQSQKEVDARLCLDCYHEAGFIAGHSSLDFMKENSTKDYGDLDGDSWSDQETLLLLEGMQLYNENWNKIAEHVGSKSKAQCILHFVRLPLDGAPLDSIDVPSTSGSSNLSNHERSEPISNGICLEGEDTERKFPFSSSGNPVMSLVAFLASALGPRVAAACAHASLGSLSKESSKEGSPGGSLSQHDAEGATLSAEKVISAAEDGLAAAAMKAKLFADHEEREIQRLSANIINHQLKRLELKLKQFAEIETLLMRECEQMERTRQRIAAERALVMSGQFGSAGVQRPMGLPGVSNCNSAMNNYAGNRQHVQGSQQPFVPGYGNNQPIHPHMSLMQQQQQQQQQQQQQQQQQQQGMYGLGPRLPLSAIHPSSSASNTMFNPTSNSQPSLGYPMLRPLSGTKSGLG, encoded by the exons ATGCCAGCTTCCTCCTCAG AAGCAAGAGCAAGGTGGAGAAAGCGGAAAAGGGATAACTCAGTGGCGCGCAAGTCTAAACTGAAAGAGCATGATGATGACATACTTAATGATAACGATGACGATGATGACCCAGATCTGGACCCCCCACAGAACCATCTGGAAAGTGAAGACGATCCTCAAATTCGTAGTTCTGATAGGACAGCCCAGATTACAGGAGAGAAAGGGGATGAAAAGCTAGTTGCTGGTGGACTGAAGTTATGTGAGTTTCCAGTTGCTATTAAGAGGGTGATAAATAGGCCCCACTCATCTGTCTTCCGAATTGTGGAGTTTGAGAGGGCTGCAAGATATGGGGATGGCATAGGCCTAGGGCAGAGTAGGGTGCCGGTGTTGGAGAATATTTCTTATCGGCAGCTGCAGGCACTTTCTGCAGTGCCTCGAGACAATCCTGCTCTTTTAGGGGTTCCCTCAGAGGAGACTGCAAGTGCTAGTGGGGGTGGTTCATATGTGATCAGGCCACCTAGGATAGTCGCTGGCAGTGGTGTTACTAAAAGGCTCGGGAGCGCAGGTCGTGTTCATGTTGTCCCAGTACATTCAG AATGGTTTTCACCAAATTCAGTGCATAGATTGGAGAGACAAGTGGttccacattttttttctggaAAATCCACAGAACATACACCTGAAAAGTATATGGAATGTCGGAATTTCATTGTTGCTATGTATATGGAAAACCCTGAAAAGAACCTAGCTGTGGCTAACTGTCAGGGCCTAGAAGCTGGTATTGATAATGAGGACTTAACTCGAATTTTTAGGTTTCTGGATCACTGGGGGATTATCAACTATTGTGCAACTCCTCCTAAGCATGAGGCCCCAAAGGGTGGAACTTACTTGTGTGAGGATTCAAATAACGAACTTCACGTCCCTTTGTCTGCTTTGAAATCTATAGACAGCTTAATCAAGTTTGACAAGCCAAAATGTAGGCTGAAGGCAACTGATGTTTATCCAGAACTTGCATGTCAGCAGGAAGAGGATTCTGACATTGACAGTGCTATTAGAGAAAAATTATCCGAGCATCAATGCAACTGTTGTTCACGACCTATTCCTGCAGTGTACTACCAGTCGCAGAAGGAG GTTGATGCGAGACTCTGTTTGGATTGCTATCATGAGGCAGGATTCATTGCTGGTCACTCTAGCCTTGATTTTATGAAAGAGAATTCCACGAAAGATTATGGAGACCTGGACGGGGATAGTTGGTCTGACCAGGAAACGTTGCTGCTTCTTGAGGGAATGCAGCTTTATAATGAGAATTGGAATAAAATTGCAGAGCATGTTGGCTCCAAATCAAAAGCACAGTGCATTCTCCATTTTGTCCGTCTTCCTCTGGATGGCGCTCCACTGGACAGTATTGATGTTCCAAGCACATCTGGTTCGTCGAATTTGAGCAATCATGAAAGATCAGAGCCAATTTCAAATG GAATCTGCTTGGAAGGGGAAGATACTGAAAGAAAATTTCCTTTCTCAAGCTCTGGAAACCCAGTGATGTCTCTG GTGGCGTTTCTTGCTTCTGCATTGGGGCCAAGAGTGGCTGCAGCCTGTGCCCATGCATCTTTGGGTTCATTGTCTAAGGAGAGTAGCAAAGAAGGGAGTCCTGGAG GTTCTTTGAGCCAACATGATGCTGAAGGTGCTACACTATCTGCTGAAAAAGTGATCTCTGCGGCCGAAGATGGCCTTGCTGCAGCAGCTATGAAGGCAAAGCTTTTTGCTGATCATGAAGAGCGTGAAATCCAGCGGTTATCTGCTAATATTATTAACCATCAG TTAAAGCGATTGGAGCTAAAGTTGAAGCAGTTTGCAGAAATTGAAACATTGCTAATGAGAGAATGTGAGCAGATGGAAAGGACAAGGCAGAGGATTGCTGCCGAACGGGCCCTTGTGATGTCGGGACAGTTTGGTTCTGCTGGGGTGCAACGGCCAATGGGGCTGCCAGGTGTCAGTAATTGTAATTCTGCTATGAACAATTATGCAGGAAATAGACAGCACGTTCAAGGCTCCCAGCAACCTTTCGTTCCTGGATACGGAAACAACCAACCCATACATCCTCACATGTCCCtgatg